Proteins encoded within one genomic window of Tabrizicola piscis:
- the pheT gene encoding phenylalanine--tRNA ligase subunit beta, with amino-acid sequence MKFTLSWLKDHLETEATVDALSEALTDLGLEVEGIEDPTTQLGAFRICRVIEAVQHPNADRLRVCRVETYPDGPGGRVEEVQVVCGAPNAKTGLVGVFAPPGTHVPGTGVDLKPGNIRGVDSNGMLCSERELMLSDNHDGIIELPADAPLGVRYIDYRGVNDPVVEIKVTPNRPDALGVHGIARDLAARGLGTLKPITTPAVTGRFPNPIKVTIDPALKAKGCPHFAGRLIRGVTNGPSPDWMQARLKGIGLRPISALVDITNYFTFGLNRPLHVFDAAKMKGDLAIRPARGGETLLALDGKTYALTEGQMVIADDHGPESLAGIMGGEASGCTPETTDVFLESAWWDPITIAATGRALKINSDARYRFERGVDPAFTRPGLELATQMILDLCGGEAGEVVQDGAPVDTTRAYRLDPARVVSLVGMDIPEVTQRATLQALGFTLDGNMATPPTWRPDVLGEADLIEEVARIASLTKLQGAPMARSLPGVPKPILTPLQVRERTTRRTIAALGYNECVTYSFIDAKAAALFGGGTDAVRVDNPISSEMSHLRPDLLPGLLAAAARNQARGFMDLALFEVGPAFSGGEPGDQHLQAAGLLIGAAAARDPHGSRRMVDVFDAKADAEAVLAALGAPARAQITRKAAEWWHPGRSGVISLGPNVMATFGEVHPRICQAMDVKGPAVAFTVLVANIPAPKVKTPTRPALAISDLQAVDRDFAFVVDTKVEALTAVNAALGADKALIESVRVFDQFTGDKAEAQMGPGKKSIALTVRLQPSEKTLTEAEIEAVSAKVIEKVTKATGGSLRA; translated from the coding sequence ATGAAATTCACCCTGTCCTGGCTGAAAGATCACCTTGAGACCGAGGCCACCGTTGACGCCCTGTCCGAGGCGCTGACCGACCTTGGGCTGGAGGTGGAGGGGATCGAAGACCCCACCACGCAGCTGGGTGCCTTCCGCATCTGCCGGGTGATCGAGGCTGTGCAGCACCCCAACGCCGACCGCCTGCGCGTCTGCCGGGTGGAGACCTATCCCGATGGCCCCGGTGGCCGGGTTGAGGAAGTGCAGGTCGTCTGCGGTGCGCCAAATGCCAAGACCGGGTTGGTCGGCGTTTTCGCGCCCCCGGGCACGCATGTTCCGGGCACGGGTGTGGATCTGAAACCCGGCAATATCCGCGGTGTGGACAGCAACGGGATGCTCTGTTCCGAACGCGAGTTGATGCTGTCGGACAACCACGACGGCATCATCGAACTGCCCGCCGACGCGCCGCTTGGTGTGCGCTACATCGACTATCGCGGGGTCAATGACCCGGTTGTCGAGATCAAGGTGACGCCAAACCGCCCCGACGCGCTGGGCGTCCATGGCATCGCCCGTGACCTTGCGGCACGCGGCCTTGGCACGCTGAAGCCGATCACTACCCCTGCCGTCACAGGACGCTTCCCCAACCCGATCAAGGTCACCATCGACCCCGCGCTGAAGGCCAAGGGCTGCCCCCATTTCGCTGGCCGCCTGATCCGGGGCGTGACAAACGGCCCCTCGCCTGACTGGATGCAGGCCCGTCTGAAGGGCATCGGCCTGCGCCCGATCTCGGCCCTTGTGGACATCACCAACTACTTCACCTTCGGCCTGAACCGCCCGCTGCACGTCTTTGATGCGGCCAAGATGAAGGGTGATCTGGCAATCCGCCCCGCCCGCGGCGGCGAAACCCTGCTGGCGCTGGACGGCAAGACCTATGCGCTGACCGAAGGCCAGATGGTCATCGCCGATGACCACGGCCCGGAATCGCTTGCCGGGATCATGGGCGGCGAGGCGTCCGGCTGCACGCCGGAAACCACCGACGTGTTCCTTGAATCCGCCTGGTGGGACCCGATCACCATCGCCGCCACTGGCCGCGCGCTGAAGATCAACTCCGACGCCCGCTACCGCTTTGAACGCGGCGTCGATCCGGCCTTCACCCGGCCGGGGCTGGAGCTTGCGACGCAGATGATCCTTGATCTTTGCGGTGGCGAGGCTGGTGAGGTCGTGCAGGACGGTGCCCCCGTGGACACCACCCGCGCCTACCGTCTTGACCCGGCCCGGGTTGTCAGCCTTGTCGGCATGGACATCCCGGAAGTCACCCAGCGCGCGACGCTGCAGGCCCTTGGCTTCACGCTGGACGGCAACATGGCGACCCCGCCCACTTGGCGGCCGGATGTGCTGGGCGAGGCGGACCTGATCGAAGAAGTCGCCCGCATCGCCAGCCTGACCAAGCTGCAAGGCGCGCCCATGGCCCGCAGCCTGCCGGGCGTGCCAAAGCCGATCCTGACGCCCCTGCAAGTGCGCGAACGCACCACGCGCCGCACCATCGCGGCTTTGGGTTACAACGAATGCGTGACCTACAGCTTCATCGACGCCAAGGCCGCAGCGCTGTTCGGCGGTGGCACCGATGCCGTCCGGGTCGACAACCCGATCTCCTCCGAGATGAGCCACCTGCGCCCAGACCTGCTGCCCGGCCTTCTGGCCGCCGCCGCCCGCAACCAAGCGCGCGGCTTCATGGACCTTGCACTGTTCGAGGTCGGCCCCGCCTTCAGCGGCGGCGAGCCGGGTGACCAGCATCTGCAGGCTGCAGGCCTACTGATCGGCGCTGCTGCCGCCCGCGATCCGCACGGGTCGCGCCGCATGGTAGATGTCTTCGACGCCAAGGCCGATGCCGAGGCGGTCCTTGCCGCGCTGGGTGCGCCCGCGCGCGCCCAGATCACGCGCAAGGCCGCGGAGTGGTGGCACCCCGGCAGGTCGGGTGTGATCAGCCTTGGCCCGAATGTCATGGCGACCTTTGGCGAAGTTCACCCCCGCATTTGCCAGGCGATGGATGTGAAAGGCCCCGCTGTCGCCTTCACTGTGCTGGTTGCGAACATTCCCGCACCCAAGGTCAAGACGCCAACCCGCCCAGCCCTTGCGATCAGTGACCTGCAAGCGGTGGACCGCGACTTTGCCTTTGTGGTGGACACGAAGGTTGAGGCGCTGACCGCCGTCAACGCAGCGCTTGGTGCCGACAAGGCCCTGATCGAAAGCGTGCGCGTCTTCGACCAGTTCACCGGCGACAAGGCCGAAGCGCAGATGGGCCCGGGCAAGAAGTCCATCGCCCTGACCGTGCGCCTGCAGCCATCCGAAAAGACCCTGACCGAGGCCGAGATCGAGGCCGTGTCGGCCAAGGTCATCGAGAAGGTAACCAAGGCAACCGGCGGCAGCCTGCGGGCCTGA
- a CDS encoding DUF1624 domain-containing protein has translation MNAAPLQNRLITLDLARTLAILCMVVFHFTFDLALFGYIPFDTMSQPFWYYFARMIAGSFLFLSGVSLWLAHGQGIRWPAFWWRFAKVAGGAALVTIASIWFVPGGTILFGILHAIAAASLLGLVALRLPWVVTLSLAAVIFATAFLYRSPAFDPIWLVWTGLGETRPMMGDYVPLIPWAAPALAGVAFAKALRVDQWRRAAPSRAMRLLAFPGRHSLIIYLIHQPILIGLFNAWASVANG, from the coding sequence ATGAATGCAGCGCCCCTTCAGAACCGTCTCATCACCCTCGATCTGGCCCGCACGCTGGCCATCCTCTGCATGGTGGTCTTTCACTTCACCTTCGACCTCGCGCTGTTCGGGTACATCCCGTTCGACACGATGAGCCAGCCGTTCTGGTATTACTTCGCGCGGATGATTGCAGGCAGCTTCCTGTTCCTGTCCGGGGTCAGCCTGTGGCTGGCGCATGGCCAAGGCATCCGCTGGCCCGCCTTCTGGTGGCGGTTTGCCAAGGTGGCCGGTGGGGCCGCCCTTGTGACCATCGCCAGCATCTGGTTCGTTCCCGGCGGGACGATCCTGTTCGGCATCCTGCATGCCATCGCGGCGGCAAGCTTGCTTGGGCTGGTAGCGCTTCGGCTGCCATGGGTCGTGACCCTGTCCCTTGCCGCCGTGATCTTTGCCACGGCCTTTCTCTATCGCAGCCCGGCCTTCGATCCGATCTGGCTGGTCTGGACCGGACTTGGCGAAACCCGCCCGATGATGGGCGACTATGTCCCCTTGATCCCCTGGGCCGCCCCCGCGCTGGCGGGGGTCGCCTTTGCCAAGGCCCTGCGCGTCGACCAATGGCGCAGGGCGGCCCCCTCACGCGCCATGCGCCTGCTGGCCTTCCCCGGCCGCCACAGCCTGATCATCTATCTGATCCACCAGCCCATCCTGATCGGCCTGTTCAACGCCTGGGCGTCGGTTGCAAACGGCTGA
- a CDS encoding DUF1523 family protein, translating to MWTKIKWGLRILAVLIVGLFLHYTLPQRDIVRVVDTGNRITQIGANWIFYSIEDTGTGAETSTTRDIRFIDAVFEDDSTVMVYRNEDTGWFWPPYFKWDSSTLQAEATNLRSTRDAPKWVAITHYGWRIPLLSAFPNAVKITPVEGPDVTLIPWVNILLLTFIAFLVVMARRMWLQFRERMVDPTLADVGETFDAVGDRAEAARKEARGFFGRIGAWMNTWRAKK from the coding sequence ATGTGGACCAAGATCAAATGGGGCCTGCGCATTCTGGCGGTCCTGATTGTGGGGTTGTTCCTGCACTACACCCTGCCGCAGCGTGACATCGTCCGGGTGGTCGACACCGGCAACCGGATCACGCAGATCGGGGCGAACTGGATCTTCTACTCGATCGAAGATACCGGCACCGGGGCCGAGACCAGCACGACCCGCGACATCCGCTTTATCGACGCCGTTTTCGAAGATGATTCCACGGTGATGGTTTACCGCAACGAGGATACCGGCTGGTTCTGGCCGCCCTACTTCAAGTGGGACAGCAGCACCCTGCAGGCCGAGGCTACGAACCTGCGGTCCACCCGCGACGCGCCGAAATGGGTGGCGATCACCCATTACGGCTGGCGGATTCCCTTGCTTTCGGCCTTTCCCAACGCGGTCAAGATCACTCCGGTCGAGGGGCCGGATGTCACGCTGATCCCTTGGGTCAATATCCTGCTGTTGACCTTCATTGCTTTCCTGGTGGTCATGGCCCGGCGCATGTGGCTGCAGTTCCGCGAGCGGATGGTCGATCCGACGCTGGCGGATGTGGGCGAGACGTTCGACGCCGTGGGCGACCGGGCCGAGGCCGCCCGGAAAGAGGCGCGGGGGTTCTTTGGGCGGATCGGGGCCTGGATGAACACCTGGCGCGCGAAGAAGTAA